ACATCGTCTTGACGGTGATGAAAGTTTGTTAATCGCGAAATTTTATTCCGTATAAAATCTATCGGGGACTTCCCTTCCTCTATGAAACTACGCAACTTTATGTTATTAACATATCGCGTAATTAAACTTCTCGATAGTGGGACAGCCGGAGATCTTATCAAAGGATAGAAACTGGATGTGCACGAAAATAGAGAAGCAAGCTCATGGTGTTTAGAGAAATCCAAATAAAAGTTAAAATCGTGCGAATATTCCTTTTGCTTGGGACAAGTCACGTCGCCATCCTAATGCATAAATAAGACCAACGAGTAACTCATTGCGCTGCATTGAGGTCAAAAGAAGAATCATGTCTCCCATAAACCGAGATCGCAAGGTGTAATGCATAAATTAATTCCGATATGGTTCTTGAATTTTTATACTTCGATTTTGGTCTCGTTTTAACAAATAAGATTTTAATGCTTCCAACCCTTACGAGGTTATGGCAGTGAGATGATACGTTCCAGGATAATTTTCATCAAGATAGTTGGGCTGCTATAATTTCTGCAACACCATTAAGACCTATCAGAGCATTGAATTATATGTACTATGAATGATTGTATATATggcattttaaaaattatttacgattaacacatttttttcaaatgtggatgttttatagtttatattattatattattgtgtCCATCGTTAAAAGAAGAATTCATCTCTAAGGGTCTAAGAAAAATCTTACCATAAAATTAAAACAATATACATCCTTTCATATTTTAACTAACCCCAAATTTAAAAGTTAGATAAAAGTAGATGGAGAATATTTTCTAAGATAAATGATGCCATGTCCGTTATGTTCTGCATTTGGAatcttataattaaatgtaaataatcAGAGTTGATCAGGGAAGAAATATTAGTTACacgtattaattataatatataatacaaatataggTAATTATCTGGTCTGATTAATAAATCAACTTGGTCCAATTAAAACATACGTGACATTCATACGAGACATATAAatttgaaatactttgaaaagtagtacatgtaaattatatgtaAATGAAAACATTACGCTTCTTTTGATAAAAGGTAAAAGGGAAGAACTTAATTATCTTATAAGTTCTGTATATACATGTAACGTTGTGAAGATATTTGACTGTGATACTAAAACTAGAGTTCCAAGCACCATTTTCACCTGTTTGCTTTCTTTTTGTTTACTGGACCTCGTAGTTCTTGTTTGGACAATTCGTTCGACAACCATCATAAAATTGAGACAAGTTTTCGAGAATGTTACTGACAGTTAAGAAAACTATGTCACTCATTACGACCAGTTAGATAATCAGAAGTAAGTATCAAAAAGCAACGAGAAAGTAGGCAAAACCTCTGCCTGCTCTCCTTGCAGATCGTCAAACATCGTGATAAATGTTGcagtttattcttttttatcacCGAATGTAAATTTTTTTTCTTGTCTTTCAACTTGTCATTTGTCATAGAAAGCTTGTAGATTAGCAACAATGTATCTTTGCTGAGTTATTTTTTGTGATATATATATGAAAGGCATTTCtgcattttcaaattatttcattcttatttttttcgggtaaaattaatatttttagttGCCAAGTCTCATGTTAAATGTTTCTGTGCATAtcttatttcaattttctcaCTTCATTAACCCAGTCTCTCAAAGATACGTGTACTCAATCGTAATTCGACTGAAAACGTTTAACAAAACCTCTACTTCAACGACGAAGGGTACTAACCGGTCTCGGAAAGAGGCTGGTCGGGAATCATGTGCAACAGTGTATCTCCTTTCTCGTCACATGATGGATGCGTTAAACCGAAGCAGTAGGTTACATTgagaagaagtagaagaagtAGTGGTATGCAAATGTCTATGATTGCTATATATAATGCTAATTAATTAGATCGGATCAGTATCAGCCGAAGATTCGTAGATGCAACTTTGCGTAAAATTCAAAGTTTGGCGAATATCTCTGCAATTACGAACGAAGTCGTTTACTGTACTATAATGATTAATTATCATAGAGTTTGCTGAAATTACTCTACGTTTTAATTACCTTTTTTGATCTATTGTGATAGTTAGTTTCATTATGAGCGTCGTTCGCCGGGTTCGCCATTGCCTTTTCAAACATTACAACGCGAAGAATCAAGTCTCTGTGCAGGATTATCTAAGCCATGGACCGGTACCCCCACCGACCTAAATGTACTACATATAAATGGTCAGGACACCTCGTAACTATCGTCAGAGAGCTTGTGGACTTAATCTTGTCGTCTCGTCTGCATAAACAAGGCGTGGTGCTCCCGTATCTCCATTCATCTATTTCTTCATCTTGTGAATACaattatgaaaataaaagtTCATCGAAAAAATTCCTGTATAAGTTCGGGATAGAGAGGATCGTTGCGTTGACGATCTTTGTTTTTTGGATTTTCATTCGCAGAATCATGAAGTGTATACAAGACGATTGGAAGTTAGGCTGGTTCGAGCGAATTAGCTATGTTTTGTTAGTGACTTTTTATTGTTTTTCCAAGCACGCCTCTGTATTGGCGTTTGATAATTCAACCAATACGTTTGTCGAGAGATCTCGAGTAGACTGCAGCCTGCGCAAAGATATAATCACTTGCGGGAAATACAAAGTTGCCAGGTGGCTTCATGACATTGTGAGGGAGAAGGTATGACAGTGATACAGCGATCTTTATTTTGTTAAGTATTTTACCAGATTACAAATGGATAGAAATTTGAACATACGATTAGCTTCTAAGAAATGTCATGCACTATATAGCTCCAAATAGAAGTCCGCGCTGTTAAGCCGCATTGTGCTCGTTATTTCGAAACTTGTCGTAAAAATGAAACAATCTTTTCCACAAGGTGCTTTGTTGTACGGGTAAAGACACTTTTCGAGGAAAATTAGTGGAAGTAGCGTGTAACTGATTGAAACCCGTAACGATTTCGCTGCAAACCATTATTATCATTCGTGTTCGTGCAACAGCGAGAGTATCTACATACACGTTGTATCCACGTTACTTTCGTCaacttttactttttaattaacGCTGTCGGTAATCGAATCGTACAGTCGTGGCCTATATGTACAGTTAATTCAAAACATAGATTTTCGCATCTCGTAACATCAGACGATGTAGAACCGCAATAGTATTGTAAACAATCCAATGAAATTataattcattattttcatttttattaggAATACAGCTATGGTTCCCTGCGTATTGTGCGAATCCCATCCATATCTGGACAACCGATACTCCCAAAGTTACCACAGTCACGTGTGTTCAAAACCGATGCGGTCGAGGCCTTGAACTTCGTCAGGGACTGCTTGGAGGATCTGCTGACGAAACGAGCTTTGGTTTACACGGTTGACAACTCTGCCACTGGCAGGAGTTTTGGTAGCGCGCCTATGATCATGGACGAGGATGAACTCATGCAAATGCAAAGCAGAAAATACCCTGCTGGTAATTATATTCTTAATTTTCAGAACTGAGTCTCTTGAATGTAAACCGTGTTTTTAAGAAACGCGTATTTCGACGTTTTACCAGCATTGCAGATAGTTGCATTAGTGAATCTCTGAAATATTTCTGAAATACTGGCTCGCGAATAAATTCATTATCAATTTTCATATCGATGATATTAATCGTTTTATCTAGATAACTGGAGACTTTTGAAGAAGAAAACCTCCATAATCCTTCCTCTCCTAATCCTATTAAACCTATTGAAAGTGAAACTGTTGCTTCTACCCATTTTCCTCGGTGTTCATTTCATCAAGAAGCTACTGGTGCTAGCTTCCATCATTGCTCCCTCGTTATTGGCGCGTCTGAAGATTTGTAAATTCGCGAATTCACATTACCAGGGTTACCCTTATCACATGTGGGGTACGGCCGCTGATACACCCGTCGATTATCCAACAGGTAAATGAACACGATTATATTTTTTGTGTCATGCTTCCTTAATTCAAAGCGATGAAAATTACATCAGTTGTAAGAAGCGATTATAAGAGACTAGGATAACCGAGACGGTCGAAATATCGTCAATATACGTTGAGACAATGCTCAATGACACAATATTTCTCTCCTTGTCAATCAACTACAGTTATATAACATTCGATTATTCCTAAACGTGGAATTGTCGTATAGAATGCATTTCGATAGCTCATTGATAGTAGTAATTTCAATAATTGCACGTGTTTCTTGGAATATGGAAAATTTGAGTGTTACTCGAGTATGACGATCGCTCTTCCATAAGCACTGTCGAGCTATAGTTGCATTATTGCCATTTTGGACTTTTCTACCGGGACGAAATTTCAATCGCTCCGAAATTTTCTATTTGAACGAATTATTTATTGGGGAGAGTCAAGAATTACTTTAAATTATTCCGAATTATTATACAATCTTTCAATAATATATAAGTATCTccaagtatataaaatatggggaaattattttaaattattttaaattactaTGAAATATCTCAGTGTCTATAcaattttttttgttattttcatCAGCATACGGTCAAGAGGAGCCATGGTCTCACAGAAGTGATTACATCTCAGCAAACTCTCCTTACATGGGATACCAGGGTTATCGCAACCCCTATGGATGAAGTTAGGGAGCAGGGGAAAACACCACCAATCAACTTCAACTTGCCATTGCATCGAAACTCAAACGGACGAACTACGATTGTGCACCTTCCGCTTTCTTCTCTTAGCAACTTTCGACTGTGTTCTCTACGCATTGGCGGTTTTCTTCTCGCGACTCGCTAATCCCCTTTCTTTATTCCTAAACATCCTAATTATAAAGCGACACACTACAAACGAGTTATATTTAGCAATGATTATCGAGTGCGTTCCTCGTCGCGAAATGACTTTCACACGCCATGCTCGCTACCGCTACAAAATTGGTAATGAGCATCGCCGTACGTAAACGTCGAAATCACGAACACGCGTCTGATGATTTTCTTTTGCAAACTGCAGAAACTGTTCGCGAGTATTGTTGCGTGGCACGCGAGCCTTCAACGTCGTCCGTGAATATTTGTGTACCGTAATCTAATAAAATCGAATTCGCGAACAACAACGCCTCGCGTGATGTCAACGCTGATCACTTCCGAGCTAATAATCGGAGGGCAGGGTTGAAGCGTGTGGCCTGCTCGAGAATGTACAGACGCGTAGTTTGTATAGTAGCGAGCGATCGTCAGTGACCAGATAGTAGATAacttttgtttaaataaagttatGTATAAAGAAGAATGGAGAATGCTGTTAAAATTATTGACGTGAAATTACATCGCATCGATAATGacagatttattattttctttaagatAGGATAAGATAGATAGATTTCATGTTTTATACTGTTTCTTTAGCATGTAATAGTACGGGTTTGGAAAAATCTACCTGAAGGTCAGGAACTTCTTATTCATGCAGGAATGGCCGTGCATTGTTTATTTTATCATAATTGTAAGGGCATGTCTCAGTATAACAATGACCTCTGGTTCCGGAACAGTAAGCGTTCTACTAGGAGTTCACACACGCAGATGCAGACTGATTTCCCGCGCTGCTTCTTTCCAGCATAAAATGACATCGATCGTCTCCAGAAATCTTTCCTCCGTTACGATCATCGTTACATATGTAATATCTAACGCAGGCTAAACGTCATTCGTCATTTCCAACGTTCTCCaagaaatatatatacgtagttgCCATTACCCgttgaaataacaaaaatacATCTAATTGTTTCACAAGCTTCTAAATTTTCCTCTTCCAATCTTCTAGTGCGAAGTGGAGTCGGGCGATGGTCAATCAATCGGTGCAGGTGAACGGCGATGGTCAAGGTCATTGGAAACTTAAAGGAGGCGCGGCGGTTCTCCGTACGAATGACCTACTGACAGATTTGGACGGTCGCTCCGGCGTGTGACGCGCGCTTCCGCACGCGTGTGCTGACCCATGCACGCATGCACGATCGGGAAGACCGTTATAGGGCCACATACGAGTTTGAGGCGAATGTGGCGCGGCTGTCCTCGCGCTCGACAAATCCGCGGGCGAGTATCGCGCCCCGATCGTTGCATGCGATAGCAGTTAACCATTCGCTGCATTTAATAACAATAATCCAGTCAATACATTGAAACAGTTGGGCCTGCGATCAGTGCGAGATATAGCCGACACGCAGCCTGCACTCGCTGTAACTCGACCGTTACGTTACAACCGACAGGGAACAGAGTATTAACATAACGGCATGCGCTATGTGTACTCTCGATGTTCGATATACCATGGGTTGGTTCGAATGGCGTTGAATTAATCGATACGCGAATCGATGATCGAGAAGGTTGCGTTTGTTGTTGATGTAGATTGAAGCTAGAGGAAGAGCGAACAGAGTTTTGGAGTAATCGTAATTTGGAGGAAGTAAGAAAGAGGAACAGAATCTGAAGCAATTAGAAGTTGGAATGAAAAGTAAACGTAGATTCGAGTGAATCGATAAGAACGATAGAATGTGAAATAAGAAGCGTCGAGGTGAATTCTGTATTCATTTCACGTATAGAGAGTAAGATAGTGAAATCTCTGTTTGCGACAGATATTCAATTCTATTTCGAACGGAGAATGTTAGGTTATTTAGAAATTCGCTTAACTTCCGTATCTAATAAATCGAACAATTTGGCaaaaaattgatatttaaaataaataataagatataataatagaattaaGACAAAAATAAGGTAAATTTGATATTTGATAAGCAGGGTCTGCTGTTACGTGTTTGGATATTAATTCTCAAGAATTTGTAAGAGAATCTAAGGAATCTGAGAGGCATTTGACCTTAACGCAACGGATTAAGAGGTCTTTCGTTTCGTCTTTAAGGAAACGATTATGGAAGATTGATGCGCGCATGTAAAAGCTGCATGGAGGAATCTGATCGATACAGAGCAAATGATAGAGCACTTTCTAAAACCGGTTGACTTTTTCTCTTTTATAGTACTTACATTTTTCGAACTTTTTCTTACAAGATTGGATTAGTAGAGTTCGCTGCAGGCCCGATATGCAGACACGCGTTTGTAACGTACGATTAGTTTAAAACATGGTCGCAACAACAATATAATTTCCTCTTGAGTTATTTCGAATTGGAACTTGCTAACACGTCGATGTTCTACCTCTTTCATTTCTTTCAAAAGTTAATGAATTATTCATCAAGACTTGTCAAAACTACGAAGCAgttcattaataaatttttaagacGATTTCTAGAAGGTTAATAACCCGTTTCAATTCGCAATTCCACGGACGCGAGTAtctatgaaatttatttaatcttGAATGGCATTTAAGACTTAAATggataataaaaatttctttgaaTAACGAGAAgcttttaaacaaaatttaacTGGTTTTGTTTAtcgttctctctctcttacaACAAAATGCAGACATAGACAAATGTAGTCTCGTCGCGTGAATCCTTTCTCTCCGTTTGATATCTTCAAACGATTAAATCGCTCAGAAATCTAACCCAAACCACTACAATCTCCGGATGACAACCGTAGGTGTGAaattcttgaaaaaaaaaagggaacgaTGTATTTTATCGTGACCCTGTTCTGGAACGAAAACATTTTTACCGGTTAGGTGTACCTGTGTCATCGAACCAGCTTACAATAATGTTTAAGAAATCGAACTGATGCCTCCAGCTTATTAATGAATTATAGTCGTAAGGTAAATAGTGATCCTTAACGAGTTAATGACACTTCCatatttcattcgtttcttACATATCTTTTGTCGTATATCCTTGTCTAATTATCACGCCAAGACTTCAAACACTCCGACATCGATCTAACCCAAACCTCTCCGTTATATTATGCTAAACACACTTTGCTTTCTAGATACAATCTACACGATCGGATCTATTTTCTGAGATTAAAATTCTTGCCACGTGTCCAATCGAATTTTCCTTGGCTCGAAGTGAAACACGCGAGTACGATCATCGATTTCGAGGAATAACCGAACCGTCCGTGAATTCGGGACGCGGCCACAGTGAAATCGCCCGTAAAAGTGTGCTCGGTGTATTCGTGTCCAGGCTGTTTGGGCTTACGCACGAGACACCCTTTTCTCCTGATTAACGTCATTAACGTTTATGATTTTTTCCACGTTCGTATCGAACAACGCTCTCTCGAGTACTACTTCAAACGAGCGCGTGATGAAAACGCTGGCTTCTGGATGCAAGATGTTTGCGGTTTTTCTCTGCGCGATCTTTTCGACAGGAAGTAAAATAAAGCCGAAACCGGATTAGCGGCCTACTTGTATCTGAAAATACGCGTGTTAATATTTATGTCGATGGTGCAATGACACGGGAGACACACGAGTTGAATACCGGTGATTTTCCACGACGAGCTTTCCGCGCGAGCTTTGGTGTCATGCGTTTATCGAATCCGATTAGATTTCTCCTTGCATTTGACGTTGCGTCTTTGACAAGCATAATAGTTATTATTGTGTTGGTCGCACCACCTTTTATCtatcgaaatatttttaattactcgTCATAGTTCAGTGACCCGATCACGAGAATGAACGAACGAATTGGTTACAAACTGACAGATATGACAACGATAAAAATGAAGTATTCTCATCCTTGTTATTACATAGTAATAAACAGATAAATAGGAGAACTCCTTAACCAAATTTAACTGAATTTAGTTTTTAATACTATCTTTACAGTGCGTCGAGGAACAAGAAAAGTATTTTTTAACCCTATATttcagaaacaaaaaaaaaaaaaaaaaaaaaaaaaaggaataaaacttTCCACGATACAATTAGTGGAATTTACGAATAGACATTTCTCTATTAATATGTTTGCTAACAAATAAAACTCAGCCATTTGTGGCGCTATTATGATTtgcataaaataattaataaaacgcTATCGTTATAATAAGATTGCGGATTTCTATGTATTTGCGGTTGATAATATTTAAGGATATaggataatatataataaaatatacaaagtacAGTGCTTGCTAAATTTTTAATAGGCGAAACACATGTCTCCCTAGACCCTTtagttattttcataaaaatagcgTAACTATCCGTAGTCTGGTTACGACATTATGTCGCATCATTGCAAGACTAGAGTCAAAAATTCGAATTGAAATCACAATTAGTACGTACTTCGGCTTCTGGACCAGATCGAGAAGAtcagaaaagaaaaagtaaagaaTGGTTCAGATGGAGCGTCATCAGCCGAAATTCCAACCGGTGAAATCGGTCCGGCGGTCGTTAGACCCGCGTCGAATTCAATTGGATTTGAATCAGAGGAGAACGACGACCGTCTACGtgccagagagaaagagacgaagCGTTTGTGGCGGGAGCGCAACCAACGAATGAACGAACGTGGAAGAGAGGAAGGTAGAAAGGAACGGACAGAGGGACGGACAGACGGATGGCCGGGTAACCCAGATCGGATCAGCCGAGGCGATGCTACGAAGGCTCGGCAGTAGTATCGAGTCGATGGTCGCGCACCATTCCGACGTCTTCATCGCTCCATTCACCAAGGTCTTTACAGTGTTCGATTCTAAACAAAATATCTAAACCTACACGTTCTTCAAGAATTCTTCGATATTTCTACAAGACGATTCCAAAGTTGGTTGCACACTTTCATGTCATTTACGTGTTATAACAGTGAGAATAGACAGTCTCGTGTATCTGGTGTCACTTCAAATGAACGATCATTTTGGGAACCAAGAAGTCAGAGGACAGTGAATCCCCGACTACCAATTAAGCTTCTTGATTTCCGAGAAGAACTCGTTCACGGTAATTATTACTTACTCGATTGACATTTACTCGATTGAGATACCATCTGTCATACGTCTCCGCTATCTCAGTTCAGAGATCCGTTGTACGAGATCGCGttgcttttattattttagGAGACATCGAGCGAACGTTGCGGACCGAGATGCAGTTATCTTTCGGCAATAAGAGAAGTTAgtcaagagagaaagagagagagttggtgagagagagatagaaagagagatagagaaagagagaatcgTGCGAGACAGGTTCCAAGTCGGGGGAACATGGGAGGATCGAGAGACGGCGTGATCTTGCTCATCTTGGCGGTCGCGTGGCTCCAATTGACGGTCGGGGTCGAGGACCACGTGGCGGCCTTGAAAGAGACCGACCATCCAGTACAAGCGGATTCTATCGAAAACGAGGTGTCGTTTAGCAGTGACGAGTTGGATCAGCATCCGCACTTGATGCCCGGTAAACCTTCGAAACTCGACACGAACATTAATCAAATGATACAGACGGACGATAGGTCACAATATCAGATCGAGGCGACGCGAATGGAGAACGCTACAGCGTTTCCATTGGAGTCGACGGGTTGCCAGGACAACAAGACGACGCCTTGCGCGCGAAAGGATCTGTCCGATCTGTTCGACAGGTTGTCCAGGATCGACACGTACAACGTGACCGACTCGGTGCAGATCATAAGAAATCGGGGCGTCATCGGCAGGAAAGACGAAAAAGGTAACGACCGGCCGGACGCAAGCCTACTCGATAAAGTTCGCCGGTTCGCAAGAGAACACGTAGTAAAGATACGTCTGAACCAGGACTTAATACCCGGTAGAAAAGCTAGAACCTTCTTCAACGGTGAGTCTACGGAACGTGTTCGTGTCACGCTTTCGTAATCTTCGCTCGCACCAACGGCGCATCCGCGGGTTTCGCAGGATCATTGTTTTATGTTGCTATGAACGTTGTTGCCTCTTCCGCGGACCGATTTCGTTTGCTTGTCGCTGTGTTTCCCGCTCGCTGAGGAGTCGTGGAACGCGTTCGAGCTGGTAAAACTGGGTCTTGATTGTAGTTGCTCGCGTTCACTCCTATACAATATTACGTATCTGTATGAAATGAAAGGTGGGCGTATCATGCGGTATCTGCCTATAGTGTTCCTTTGTGGACATGTTGAAAAATTCCTTTACAAATGGACTGGATGGCCAACACCGTCTAGAAAGTAGACATGTTTGCATAGTTTTTCAAGTTGACTTTCCCAAAACAAGAATCACGAGAAGTGAAAGAAACGACGGAAGAGAAGAGTAAACGTTTGACTTGTCAGAAGGTAGAAACCTGCTTTCGGTTCATTTATTTTTACGCCTGAATCTCCAAACTGCCGATTCAGGTTTTGTCCAAAGACTGGTTTCGACTAAATGACATTGCGATCAAGGCCCAAGCACGCTTTTCGAGAAATGTTACACGCAATACACGAAAATACACGCGCCCTGGCGCCAACAGGGCGAAGAGTCGCGTAACGAAACGAAGGGACAACACCGCCATCGCGCGTCGACCATACGCTTTTCACACATCACTGATTGGCTTCTCGCTAAAACATGCTAAAAAAAGACGGTTAGCTGGTTCACCGCTGATTGGCAAAACGAAAGATCCGGCTTCATTCGCGACAATTACCAACGTTGCGTAATTTCATTCATTTAAGATCGCCGTGGCAATTCGAGAAATACCTTACATGTATGTTGAATGATTTTTCAGAAAGAGATCTTATGTCTGCCACTGTGTGAAGTAACTGAGAAGGcgagtgagaaagagagagatatatatatacatatatgctgGCTGCAGCATGGCTTACAGGACTAACCGCAAGGCTTTAATTTGCTGGTACTTTTGCTTTCAGCCATCTTTCAGGGAAAGAGTACCTTTTTAACAGGATTCGGACTTGGTTTTCTAGCATTTGGCCTGAAGAAGCTGCTGCTACCTCTGATCTTTGGTGTACAGATCATTAAGAGTGTTCTACTGGCGCTTTTCCTGCCCAGTATCATCGGAAGTATCGGTAATATCGTCGGTAAAGGTACGTACTTGTACCACTTACTTTAATTGACAATGTGATTCTGTAATTCTAGATATCCAAAGTGTTACACTTATAATAATCATTTTAAGTTGGTAATTGAAACGTGCGATAACAGATTTAGTTTATCTGTTTGTCTTGTTTCGTGGTCGAATTGAGAAAAATCCGAATATTGATCCAATTTGTTTTGTAGGAGTTTCATCGTTTGCGCAATCATCGCATACCACGGCGCAGCCAGAAGAAAATTTCGAGTTCAAGGATAATTCCGATTTGTACAACGATGACTACCTGACGCGACAGCCGGTAGGAACATTACCAGCCTCTGTAATGTACGATGAAAGTATGATGCAGTCTCAGAAGAGTCCAGAAATCGCATCGAGATATTCCTTCGTCGATCCTAGAATAACCCACGCCAATGCTGTCGCTGATCGTTATTACACTCGCCACGTTGCTGCTCATGGACTTTCTAAGAAGCAAGACTTTAAGGTAATGTCTCTTTTTCTAACAAATTTTCTAATTCGATAAATCATCAACTGTTATGATATTACATTCACTGACGATTTCATTATTTTTCTACGAGATCTTTCAACCTTCttcttttatctattttattcaaaatttctCCAACAAATTTCCTAGTTCAATTAATTGTTAACGTTATACCCATTGAAGAT
This sequence is a window from Bombus affinis isolate iyBomAffi1 chromosome 14, iyBomAffi1.2, whole genome shotgun sequence. Protein-coding genes within it:
- the LOC126924400 gene encoding uncharacterized protein LOC126924400 isoform X2, whose amino-acid sequence is MGGSRDGVILLILAVAWLQLTVGVEDHVAALKETDHPVQADSIENEVSFSSDELDQHPHLMPGKPSKLDTNINQMIQTDDRSQYQIEATRMENATAFPLESTGCQDNKTTPCARKDLSDLFDRLSRIDTYNVTDSVQIIRNRGVIGRKDEKAIFQGKSTFLTGFGLGFLAFGLKKLLLPLIFGVQIIKSVLLALFLPSIIGSIGNIVGKGVSSFAQSSHTTAQPEENFEFKDNSDLYNDDYLTRQPVGTLPASVMYDESMMQSQKSPEIASRYSFVDPRITHANAVADRYYTRHVAAHGLSKKQDFKVFHEIPTSSLLLTNYDPFYSPLLSRLDAVFSRLGHTTEGCREYAVCAMYRSPARYAPYSNLVSAQLSRELNELRRPSSDNPDVLRFFRYMKAAKDGQDGVKCEDAYASCAIAREDQTLRQNQAMLATYQDIDKLVHARKL
- the LOC126923941 gene encoding uncharacterized protein LOC126923941, translated to MDRYPHRPKCTTYKWSGHLVTIVRELVDLILSSRLHKQGVVLPYLHSSISSSCEYNYENKSSSKKFLYKFGIERIVALTIFVFWIFIRRIMKCIQDDWKLGWFERISYVLLVTFYCFSKHASVLAFDNSTNTFVERSRVDCSLRKDIITCGKYKVARWLHDIVREKEYSYGSLRIVRIPSISGQPILPKLPQSRVFKTDAVEALNFVRDCLEDLLTKRALVYTVDNSATGRSFGSAPMIMDEDELMQMQSRKYPADNWRLLKKKTSIILPLLILLNLLKVKLLLLPIFLGVHFIKKLLVLASIIAPSLLARLKICKFANSHYQGYPYHMWGTAADTPVDYPTAYGQEEPWSHRSDYISANSPYMGYQGYRNPYG
- the LOC126924400 gene encoding uncharacterized protein LOC126924400 isoform X1, with product MGGSRDGVILLILAVAWLQLTVGVEDHVAALKETDHPVQADSIENEVSFSSDELDQHPHLMPGKPSKLDTNINQMIQTDDRSQYQIEATRMENATAFPLESTGCQDNKTTPCARKDLSDLFDRLSRIDTYNVTDSVQIIRNRGVIGRKDEKGNDRPDASLLDKVRRFAREHVVKIRLNQDLIPGRKARTFFNAFGLKKLLLPLIFGVQIIKSVLLALFLPSIIGSIGNIVGKGVSSFAQSSHTTAQPEENFEFKDNSDLYNDDYLTRQPVGTLPASVMYDESMMQSQKSPEIASRYSFVDPRITHANAVADRYYTRHVAAHGLSKKQDFKVFHEIPTSSLLLTNYDPFYSPLLSRLDAVFSRLGHTTEGCREYAVCAMYRSPARYAPYSNLVSAQLSRELNELRRPSSDNPDVLRFFRYMKAAKDGQDGVKCEDAYASCAIAREDQTLRQNQAMLATYQDIDKLVHARKL